The genomic DNA CCGTGTGCACGAACAGCACCCGGTCGTCCGCCGACCAGGTGCCCTCCCGCACCATCGCGATCAGGCCCGCGAGCGCCTTGCCGGTGTAGACCGGGTCGGCGAGGATCGCTTCGGTGCGCGCCAGCAACCGCACCGCCTCGCCCATCGCCTCGGTCGGCAGGCTGTAGCCGGGCCCCACCTGGTCGTCGCGCACCACGACCGCGTCGCGCGGGACCTCCCCCGCCCCGCCCGCCAGCGCGAACGTCTCGCTCGCGAGGCGGTGGATCTTCGCCTCCTGCGCCGCGCGCTCCGCGCGGACGCTGACGCCGGTCAGCGGCAGGTTCGCCGTCGCGCCGTGCAGGCCCGCCACCAGGCCGGCGTGCGTCCCGCCCGAGCCGCTGGCGGCGACGACGTGATCGAACGCCACGCCCCGCTCGAACGCCTGCTGCAGCGTCTCCTCGGCGCAGGCGACGTACCCGAGCGACCCGAGCGGCGTCGAGCCGCCCCCCGGGATCACGTACGGCGTGAAGCCCTCGGTGCGGGCGGCGTCCGCCATCGCCTCGAGGCCGGCGGCGAGGTCGCTGCCGGCGGGCACGACCTCGATCCGGTCGACGTCCATCAGGTCGAACAACAACGCGTTGCCGACCGCGTCCGCGGCGTACGTGCCCGGCACGCGCTCCTCGATCAACAGCCGCGTGCGCAGGCCCTCCACCGCCGCCGCCGCCGCCGTCAACCGGGCGTGGTTCGACTGCGGCGCCCCGGTCGTGATCACCAGGTCCGCCCCCTGCGCCCGCGCGTCGGCGATCAGGAACTCCAGCTTCCGCGTCTTGTTGCCACCCCCCGCGAGGCCGGTCGCGTCGTCGCGCTTGATCCAGATCTCCGGGCCGCCCAACGCGGCGGAGAAGCGGGGGAGGGGGTGCAGGGGCGTGCGCCCCTCGGTGTAGGTCCGGCGGGGGAAACGGGCGAGATGCACGGCGAGCCTCCTTCGCGCCGTTCGGCGCGGCGTGGGATGGCCCATCCTACGGCGCCGACGCGCGGTACGCTGCCCCCCGCGGCGCGCCCCGCGCGCCGGGAAGGGGGTGCCGCCGTGGCATCGCTCGAGTCGCCCGTCCCCCACGCGGCCCGCAATCCGGGCGTGCCGTTCGACGCCGCCTGGTTCGACGGCGTGCGCATCAACCGCAGCGCCACCGAACGCCGCGCCGCGAGCCTGCCCGCCCGCCGCGCCCTGAAGCGCGACGCGCAGGCCGCCTGGCTGCTGAAGGCCGTCACCCTGATCGACCTCACGACCCTCGCCGGCGACGACACCGCCGGCCGCGTCCGCCGCCTCGCGGCGAAGGCCCGCCGACCGGTCCGGACCGACGTCCTCGAGGCGCTCGGCATGGCGCACGCCGGCGTCACGACCGGCGCCGTCTGCGTCTACCCCACGATGGTGCCGCACGCCGTGGAGGCGCTCGGCGCGTCGGGCGTCCCGGTCGCGTCGGTCGCGTCGGGCTTCCCCGCCGGCCTCATGCCGATGCCGCAACGCGTGGCGGAGGTCGCCTGGGCGGTGCAGGCCGGCGCCCGCGAGATCGACGTCGTCATCACCCGCGAGCACGCCCTCACCGGCCGCTGGCGGGCGCTGTACGACGAGGTCGCGGAGCTCCGCGCCGCGGCGGGCGACGCGCACCTCAAGGTCATCCTCGCGACCGGCGAGCTCGGGACGCTGACGCGCGTCCACCGCGCCGCGATGGTCGCCATGATGGCCGGCGCCGACTTCGTCAAGACCAGCACCGGCAAGGAGAGCGTCAACGCCACCCTCGAGGTCGGTCTCGTGATGGCGCGCGCCGTCCGGGCGTACGAGGCCCGCACCGGGCACGCCGTCGGCTTCAAGCCGGCCGGCGGGATCCGCACCGCCAAGGCGGCGCTCGCCTGGATGGCGATGATCCACGACGAGTGGGGCCCAGGCGGCCTGACGCCGGAGCGCTTCCGGTTCGGGGCGTCGGGCCTCCTGACCGACGTCGAACGCCAACTCGAGCACCACGTCACCGGCCGCTACGCCGCGCGGCACCACCAGCCGCTCGCCTGATGCCCGCCACCGCCCCGGCCCTCCCCGAGCCGCCCACCCCCGAGGCCGCCGCCCTCCGCGCCGCGGCGCACGCCGCGGCGCGACGCCTGCCCCTCGACGCCGGCGACGGCGTCCGGGTGCGGCGCCTCGCGCCGGCCGACGCGCCGGCGCTCTTCGCCCGCATCGACGCCAGCCGTGCGCACCTCCGCGCCTGGCTCGACTGGGTCGACGCCACCCGCGCCCCGTCCGATACCGAGGCGTTCCTGCGCGCCTCCGCGGAGCGCTTCGAGGCGACCGGCGCCCTCGACGTCGGGCTCGAGCGCGACGGCGTCCTCGTCGGGATGATCGGCATGAACGCCGTCGACCCGGCGGCCCGCCGCGCCGAGATCGGCTACTGGCTCGCGGCGGACGCGACCGGGCGGGGCACCGTCACGCGCGCCCTCGGGGCGCTCGCGTCGCTGTGGTTCGGCCCGATGGGGCTCGCCCGCACCGAGATCCTCGTCCATCCGGACAACGCCGCCAGCCGCGCCGTCGCCGAACGCGCCGGGTACGCCCCCGTCGGCGTCCGCGCGGGTGGCGGCGTGCGCGACGGCGTGCCGTTCGACCTGCTCGTCTACGCCCGCACCGCCCCCGACGCCGCCGAGGAGGCCCCCCGTTGAGCCGCGTGAAGGAGATCTTCGAGACCATGACGTACGGACCCGCCCCCGAATCCGACGCGCCGGCGCGCGCGTGGCTCGACGCGCACGACCACCGCTTCGGGCACGCGATCCAGGGCGTCCTCGAGGCGCCCACCGGCCCGACGTTCGAGACGCGCAACCCCGCCCGCGAGGACGACGT from Trueperaceae bacterium includes the following:
- a CDS encoding D-cysteine desulfhydrase gives rise to the protein MHLARFPRRTYTEGRTPLHPLPRFSAALGGPEIWIKRDDATGLAGGGNKTRKLEFLIADARAQGADLVITTGAPQSNHARLTAAAAAVEGLRTRLLIEERVPGTYAADAVGNALLFDLMDVDRIEVVPAGSDLAAGLEAMADAARTEGFTPYVIPGGGSTPLGSLGYVACAEETLQQAFERGVAFDHVVAASGSGGTHAGLVAGLHGATANLPLTGVSVRAERAAQEAKIHRLASETFALAGGAGEVPRDAVVVRDDQVGPGYSLPTEAMGEAVRLLARTEAILADPVYTGKALAGLIAMVREGTWSADDRVLFVHTGGSPALHAYPAQVRAG
- the deoC gene encoding deoxyribose-phosphate aldolase is translated as MASLESPVPHAARNPGVPFDAAWFDGVRINRSATERRAASLPARRALKRDAQAAWLLKAVTLIDLTTLAGDDTAGRVRRLAAKARRPVRTDVLEALGMAHAGVTTGAVCVYPTMVPHAVEALGASGVPVASVASGFPAGLMPMPQRVAEVAWAVQAGAREIDVVITREHALTGRWRALYDEVAELRAAAGDAHLKVILATGELGTLTRVHRAAMVAMMAGADFVKTSTGKESVNATLEVGLVMARAVRAYEARTGHAVGFKPAGGIRTAKAALAWMAMIHDEWGPGGLTPERFRFGASGLLTDVERQLEHHVTGRYAARHHQPLA
- a CDS encoding GNAT family protein, giving the protein MPATAPALPEPPTPEAAALRAAAHAAARRLPLDAGDGVRVRRLAPADAPALFARIDASRAHLRAWLDWVDATRAPSDTEAFLRASAERFEATGALDVGLERDGVLVGMIGMNAVDPAARRAEIGYWLAADATGRGTVTRALGALASLWFGPMGLARTEILVHPDNAASRAVAERAGYAPVGVRAGGGVRDGVPFDLLVYARTAPDAAEEAPR